A region from the Pelagovum pacificum genome encodes:
- a CDS encoding lysophospholipid acyltransferase family protein — protein MAERHVAKDITYATSATTRSGRAMIRVMENATGRLSLIRKARGYDLEVASGADFWQVITERYGLTLDVMGGTLDSIPRTGPLIVVANHPYGVLDGLMMGRILSERRGGDFRVLAHQIFRKSPDLERVILPISFDETKEAARLNLETRANALSYLSQGGAIGIFPGGTVSTSVKPFTPPMDPGWRTFTAKMIARSEATVVPVFFEGANSRLFQIASHVHTTLRMAMLIREFKRRAGTPVRVVIGEPVDRAELLARRSEPKALMEYLRQSTYALSPRPIRYGMGFEFEDKYKSRTTEAQKGRSKDGRRYL, from the coding sequence CGTCACGTCGCCAAGGACATCACTTACGCCACCTCGGCAACGACGAGGTCGGGCCGGGCCATGATCCGCGTGATGGAGAATGCCACCGGGCGCTTGTCCCTTATTCGCAAGGCGCGCGGCTACGACCTCGAAGTCGCGAGCGGTGCCGATTTCTGGCAGGTCATCACCGAACGTTACGGCCTGACGCTCGACGTCATGGGTGGCACGCTCGACAGCATTCCGCGCACCGGTCCGCTGATCGTGGTCGCCAACCATCCGTACGGCGTGCTCGACGGGCTGATGATGGGACGGATCCTGTCGGAGCGGCGGGGCGGCGATTTCCGGGTTCTCGCCCACCAGATTTTCCGCAAGTCGCCGGACCTCGAACGGGTGATCCTGCCGATCTCCTTCGACGAGACGAAAGAGGCCGCGCGCCTGAACCTCGAGACGCGGGCGAATGCGCTGTCCTACCTCTCGCAAGGCGGCGCGATCGGGATCTTTCCGGGCGGCACCGTCTCGACCTCGGTGAAGCCGTTCACGCCACCGATGGACCCCGGCTGGCGGACCTTCACGGCCAAGATGATCGCCCGCTCTGAGGCGACGGTCGTCCCGGTCTTCTTCGAGGGCGCGAACAGCCGGCTGTTCCAGATCGCGAGCCACGTCCACACGACGCTGCGGATGGCGATGCTGATCCGCGAGTTCAAGCGCCGCGCCGGCACGCCGGTCCGGGTGGTCATCGGCGAGCCGGTCGACCGGGCCGAACTTCTGGCCCGACGCTCGGAGCCGAAAGCACTGATGGAATACCTGCGGCAATCGACCTACGCCCTTTCGCCGCGTCCGATCCGCTACGGTATGGGCTTCGAGTTCGAAGACAAGTACAAGTCGCGGACGACAGAGGCGCAGAAGGGCAGATCGAAGGATGGCCGTAGGTATCTTTGA
- a CDS encoding glutamate racemase, whose protein sequence is MAVGIFDSGLGGLTVLDAVQKRLPEVPFVYLADSAHAPYGVRDAQDIYELTTACVARLFEADCDLVILACNTASAAALRRMQENWLPPGKRVLGVFVPLIEALTERQWGDNSPPREVAVKHVALFATPATVSSRAFQRELAFRAIGVDVEAQACGGVVDAIEDGDMILAEALVRSHVDALLRKMPSPDAAVLGCTHYPLVAEVFQDALGPDVKVFSQANLVAESLADYLGRRPEMLGSGTESAYLTTGDPKRFGNHATTFLRRKITFEAA, encoded by the coding sequence ATGGCCGTAGGTATCTTTGACAGCGGGCTCGGCGGGCTCACGGTTCTCGACGCGGTGCAGAAGCGCCTGCCGGAGGTTCCGTTCGTCTATCTCGCGGATTCGGCGCATGCGCCTTACGGCGTGCGCGACGCGCAGGACATCTATGAGCTGACGACCGCCTGCGTCGCCCGCCTGTTCGAGGCGGACTGCGACCTCGTCATCCTCGCCTGCAACACGGCGTCCGCTGCTGCGCTGCGCCGGATGCAGGAAAACTGGCTCCCGCCCGGCAAGCGGGTGCTCGGTGTGTTCGTGCCGCTGATCGAGGCGCTGACCGAGCGGCAGTGGGGCGACAACTCGCCGCCGCGCGAAGTGGCGGTGAAGCATGTCGCGCTGTTTGCCACGCCCGCCACGGTATCGAGCCGCGCGTTCCAGCGGGAGCTCGCCTTCCGCGCGATCGGCGTGGATGTCGAGGCGCAGGCCTGCGGCGGCGTGGTCGACGCGATCGAGGACGGCGACATGATCCTTGCCGAAGCTCTGGTGCGCAGCCATGTCGACGCGCTGCTGCGCAAGATGCCGAGCCCCGATGCGGCCGTGCTCGGCTGCACGCACTACCCGCTGGTCGCCGAGGTGTTCCAGGACGCGCTCGGGCCCGACGTGAAGGTCTTCAGCCAGGCCAACCTTGTGGCCGAGAGCCTCGCCGACTACCTCGGCCGGCGACCGGAGATGCTGGGATCAGGCACGGAGAGTGCCTATCTGACCACCGGGGACCCCAAGCGCTTCGGCAATCACGCCACGACGTTCCTGCGACGCAAGATCACGTTCGAGGCCGCCTGA
- the argC gene encoding N-acetyl-gamma-glutamyl-phosphate reductase, producing MTAKIAILGASGYTGAELVRLIATHPGMEIAALSGNSKAGMEMAQVFPHLRHLDLPRLTTIEEMSFDGIDLVFCALPHATSQAVISELPRTLKIVDLSADFRLRDPADYEKWYGKPHAAVEMQKEAVYGLTEFYRDDIAGARLVAGTGCNAATGQYALRPLIEAGVIDLDRIVIDLKAAVSGAGRSLKENLLHAELSEGAHGYSVGGVHRHLGEFDQEFSAIAGRPVQVQFTPHLIPANRGILATVYVDGEADAVHAALADRYASEEFILVLPQGEHPSIRHIRGSNYCHIGVVADRIAGRSIVIATLDNLAKGSSGQALQNANLMLGLDEGEGLRLAPVFP from the coding sequence ATGACTGCAAAAATCGCGATTCTCGGGGCATCGGGCTATACGGGGGCCGAACTCGTCCGCCTGATCGCCACACATCCCGGCATGGAGATTGCCGCGCTTTCGGGGAATTCGAAGGCAGGGATGGAGATGGCGCAGGTCTTCCCGCATCTGCGCCACCTGGACCTTCCGCGGTTGACGACGATCGAGGAGATGTCCTTTGACGGTATCGACCTCGTCTTCTGTGCGCTCCCCCACGCGACCAGCCAGGCAGTCATCAGCGAGCTGCCGCGGACGCTCAAGATCGTCGACCTCTCCGCCGACTTCCGCCTGCGCGATCCGGCGGACTACGAGAAATGGTATGGCAAGCCACACGCTGCCGTGGAAATGCAGAAAGAGGCCGTCTACGGCCTGACCGAGTTCTACCGGGACGATATCGCGGGTGCGCGACTGGTGGCGGGCACCGGCTGCAACGCCGCAACCGGGCAATATGCGCTGCGCCCGCTGATCGAGGCGGGAGTCATCGACCTCGACCGGATCGTGATCGACCTGAAGGCGGCCGTCTCCGGGGCCGGGCGGTCTCTGAAGGAGAACCTGCTGCACGCGGAGCTGTCGGAAGGCGCGCACGGCTATTCGGTCGGCGGGGTGCATCGCCACCTCGGTGAGTTCGACCAGGAATTCTCCGCCATCGCGGGCCGGCCGGTGCAGGTCCAGTTCACACCGCATCTGATCCCGGCGAACCGGGGGATCCTTGCCACCGTCTATGTCGACGGCGAGGCGGATGCGGTGCACGCCGCGCTGGCGGACCGATACGCGTCGGAAGAGTTCATTCTTGTCCTGCCTCAAGGCGAGCACCCCTCGATCCGGCATATCCGGGGCTCGAACTATTGCCACATCGGGGTCGTGGCGGACCGCATCGCCGGACGCTCGATCGTGATCGCGACGCTCGACAACCTCGCCAAGGGATCGTCGGGACAGGCGTTGCAGAACGCGAACCTGATGCTGGGGCTGGACGAGGGTGAGGGGCTGCGCCTCGCGCCGGTGTTCCCGTAA
- the ccmE gene encoding cytochrome c maturation protein CcmE: protein MRSLKKKRRVQVIVLTFVALAGATALIGYGMRDGINFFRAPSEVVAAPPESEEVFRLGGLVVEGSLVRDEGETVRFEVSDGGATIPVVYTGILPDLFEENQGMIGQGRYVDGTFEAQEILAKHDENYEPKEIREALEGARGATNGEAVTN from the coding sequence ATGCGTTCGCTGAAGAAGAAAAGACGGGTTCAGGTCATCGTCCTGACGTTCGTCGCGCTCGCCGGAGCGACGGCGCTGATCGGCTATGGCATGCGCGACGGGATCAACTTCTTCCGCGCACCGTCCGAAGTCGTGGCGGCGCCGCCTGAGTCCGAGGAAGTCTTCCGGCTTGGCGGGCTGGTGGTCGAGGGATCTCTGGTGCGCGACGAGGGCGAGACGGTGCGGTTCGAGGTCTCTGACGGCGGCGCGACGATCCCGGTCGTCTATACCGGGATCCTGCCGGACCTGTTCGAAGAGAACCAAGGCATGATCGGGCAGGGGCGCTACGTCGACGGCACCTTTGAAGCGCAGGAAATCCTCGCCAAGCACGACGAGAATTACGAGCCCAAGGAAATCCGCGAGGCGCTCGAGGGCGCGCGCGGGGCAACGAACGGTGAGGCAGTCACGAATTAA
- a CDS encoding holin-associated N-acetylmuramidase has protein sequence MKTVRDIAVEIVAREGGYVNDPDDPGGPTKHGVTIHTMRRLGLDLDGDGAITAGDVRRLTPEQAAEIFERHYFHGPRIGELPGPLQASVFDMYVNAGASAVRILQRLFRQMRMEIAIDGIIGPQTIRAAARAIAAAPDHLVDAYGIARRNYYYGLADNRPALRKYARRRDGGKGGWIRRAEEFISPRFHLTDAQHRARVAAWD, from the coding sequence ATGAAGACGGTACGGGACATTGCGGTCGAGATCGTGGCGCGGGAGGGCGGCTACGTGAACGACCCGGACGATCCGGGCGGGCCGACCAAGCACGGCGTGACGATCCACACGATGCGTCGCCTCGGGCTCGACCTCGACGGGGACGGCGCGATCACGGCAGGCGACGTGCGGCGTCTGACCCCGGAGCAGGCGGCGGAGATTTTCGAGCGGCACTATTTCCACGGGCCCCGGATCGGCGAGCTGCCCGGTCCACTTCAGGCCTCCGTGTTCGACATGTATGTCAATGCGGGTGCCAGCGCGGTGCGCATCCTGCAGCGCTTGTTCCGCCAGATGCGTATGGAGATCGCCATTGACGGCATCATCGGCCCCCAGACGATCAGGGCGGCGGCCCGGGCCATCGCGGCGGCGCCGGATCACCTTGTCGATGCCTACGGGATCGCGCGGCGCAACTACTACTACGGCCTCGCCGACAATCGCCCGGCCCTGCGCAAGTATGCGCGTCGGCGAGATGGCGGGAAGGGCGGCTGGATCCGCCGGGCGGAGGAGTTCATCTCGCCCCGGTTTCACCTGACGGACGCCCAGCACCGGGCGCGGGTGGCCGCATGGGACTGA
- a CDS encoding holin family protein yields MGLISKGMDVMFGDGRNVVADTVGIFRESAENAGAREAAMKDAALGQFAAEFARPRKGLFDRVIDGLNRLPRPLLAFGTIGLFIVAMVDPIWFSGRMQGLALVPEPLWWLMGAIVSFYFGARHQAKGQEFQASVVESAARAGTVQQSIRALRQMEDAPEQPATPGEPNPALEEWWQAR; encoded by the coding sequence ATGGGACTGATATCGAAGGGCATGGACGTGATGTTCGGCGACGGGCGCAATGTCGTGGCCGACACCGTCGGCATCTTCCGCGAATCCGCCGAGAATGCCGGTGCCCGGGAGGCGGCGATGAAGGATGCCGCGCTCGGCCAGTTCGCCGCGGAGTTCGCACGTCCGCGCAAGGGGCTGTTCGACCGGGTGATCGACGGGCTCAACCGGCTGCCGCGTCCGCTTCTGGCCTTCGGGACGATCGGCCTTTTCATCGTCGCCATGGTCGATCCGATCTGGTTCTCCGGCCGGATGCAGGGGCTAGCGCTGGTGCCGGAGCCGCTCTGGTGGCTGATGGGCGCGATCGTCAGCTTCTATTTCGGCGCGCGCCACCAGGCGAAGGGGCAGGAGTTCCAGGCGTCCGTGGTCGAGAGCGCCGCCCGGGCGGGGACGGTTCAGCAGAGCATCCGCGCCCTGCGCCAGATGGAGGACGCGCCGGAGCAGCCTGCCACGCCGGGCGAGCCGAACCCGGCGCTCGAGGAATGGTGGCAGGCCCGATGA
- a CDS encoding hemolysin XhlA family protein, whose protein sequence is MTDWATQAERRIGTLETRSAVEDVHRENVEKRLTEIEDTLKWLVRLVIGALLTAGVALIVGGPLAG, encoded by the coding sequence ATGACCGACTGGGCGACACAGGCCGAGCGGCGGATCGGGACGCTCGAGACGCGCAGCGCGGTCGAGGACGTCCACCGCGAGAATGTCGAGAAGCGCCTGACGGAGATCGAGGACACGCTCAAGTGGCTGGTCCGGCTGGTGATCGGCGCACTTCTGACCGCCGGAGTGGCGTTGATCGTCGGCGGGCCGCTGGCGGGCTGA
- a CDS encoding heme lyase CcmF/NrfE family subunit — protein MLTELGHFALVLGFGLALVQMVVPLIGAHKGWRGWMAIGDPAAVSQLILVGFSFATLVHAFVVSDFSLRLVYENSHSAKPMIYKIAGTWGNHEGSMLLWLLILVLFGGAASLFGGNLPATLKARVLAVQASVSVAFYAFILFTSNPFLRLAVPPLDGQDLNPLLQDPGLAFHPPFLYLGYVGLSMAFSFAVAALIEGKVDAAWARWVRPWTLAAWVFLTVGIALGSWWAYYELGWGGFWFWDPVENASFMPWLLAAALLHSAIVVEKREALKSWTILLAILAFGFSLLGTFIVRSGVLTSVHSFASDPTRGVFILAILGVFTGGSLVLFTMRAGAMEAKGLFGMVSRESALVLNNVLLAVATFVVFIGTIWPLLAEMVFQRTLSVGPPFFDAAFTPFFVGLAVILPVGGMLAWKRGKIGRAMRPLIPALALALAALLLGYALGTGRSAVGPIGVMLGTWVVAGAAIDLWTRTGRGPVAGRVGRLRRLPRADWGKAVAHSGLGITILGIAAITAWQQEDIRVANLGEPFDVGAYEVTLQAVDEVEGPNYLSTMATITMDRGGRTVATLTPERRRYPVAGMPTTEAAIHNGFLRDLYVVIGEPQASGGWAVRTYIKPFANWIWGGAILMGLGGMISLSDRRLRVAAGAAKSKSTAVPAE, from the coding sequence ATGCTTACAGAACTCGGCCATTTCGCACTCGTCCTCGGTTTCGGCCTCGCGCTGGTGCAGATGGTCGTGCCCCTGATCGGCGCCCACAAGGGCTGGCGCGGCTGGATGGCGATCGGCGATCCGGCGGCGGTCAGCCAGCTGATCCTCGTCGGCTTCTCCTTCGCCACGCTGGTGCATGCCTTCGTCGTCTCCGACTTCTCGCTGCGGCTGGTCTACGAGAACAGCCACTCGGCCAAGCCGATGATTTACAAGATCGCGGGAACCTGGGGGAACCACGAGGGCTCGATGCTCCTGTGGCTGCTGATCCTCGTGCTGTTCGGCGGCGCGGCGTCGCTGTTCGGGGGCAACCTGCCGGCGACACTCAAGGCTAGGGTGCTGGCGGTGCAGGCGTCCGTCTCCGTCGCCTTCTATGCCTTCATCCTCTTCACTTCGAACCCGTTCCTGCGGCTGGCGGTGCCGCCGCTCGACGGGCAGGACCTGAACCCGCTGCTGCAGGACCCGGGGCTCGCGTTCCATCCGCCGTTCCTCTACCTCGGCTATGTCGGGCTATCGATGGCGTTCTCCTTCGCGGTCGCCGCCCTGATCGAGGGAAAGGTCGACGCCGCCTGGGCACGGTGGGTGCGGCCCTGGACCCTTGCGGCGTGGGTGTTCCTGACCGTTGGCATCGCGCTCGGCTCGTGGTGGGCCTACTATGAGCTCGGCTGGGGCGGTTTCTGGTTCTGGGATCCGGTCGAGAATGCCTCTTTCATGCCGTGGCTCCTGGCAGCGGCACTGCTTCATTCGGCAATCGTTGTCGAAAAGCGCGAGGCGTTGAAGAGCTGGACCATCCTGCTCGCCATCCTCGCCTTCGGGTTCTCGCTGCTCGGCACCTTCATCGTGCGCTCGGGGGTGCTGACCTCGGTCCATTCCTTCGCGTCCGACCCCACGCGCGGGGTCTTCATCCTCGCCATTCTCGGCGTCTTCACGGGTGGCAGCCTCGTGCTCTTCACGATGCGGGCCGGCGCAATGGAAGCGAAAGGCCTGTTCGGGATGGTCAGCCGGGAAAGCGCGCTGGTGCTGAACAACGTGCTGCTGGCGGTTGCGACCTTCGTCGTCTTCATCGGGACGATCTGGCCGCTGCTGGCGGAGATGGTGTTCCAGCGGACGCTCTCCGTCGGGCCGCCGTTCTTCGACGCGGCCTTCACGCCCTTCTTCGTGGGCCTCGCCGTGATCCTGCCGGTCGGCGGCATGCTGGCGTGGAAGCGGGGCAAGATCGGCCGGGCGATGCGTCCGCTGATCCCGGCGCTGGCGCTGGCGCTTGCGGCGCTGCTGCTTGGCTATGCGCTCGGGACCGGGCGGTCGGCGGTTGGCCCGATTGGCGTGATGCTCGGCACCTGGGTCGTCGCGGGCGCCGCGATCGACCTGTGGACCCGAACGGGACGCGGCCCTGTCGCGGGCCGCGTCGGCCGGTTGCGCCGCCTGCCGCGCGCGGACTGGGGCAAGGCGGTCGCGCATTCGGGCCTCGGGATCACCATCCTGGGCATCGCCGCGATCACCGCCTGGCAGCAGGAGGACATCCGCGTCGCCAACCTGGGCGAGCCGTTCGATGTCGGCGCCTACGAGGTGACCCTGCAAGCCGTCGATGAAGTCGAGGGCCCGAACTACCTCAGCACCATGGCCACCATCACGATGGACAGGGGCGGGCGCACCGTCGCCACCCTGACCCCCGAGCGTCGGCGCTACCCGGTCGCGGGCATGCCGACGACCGAGGCCGCGATTCATAACGGCTTCCTGCGCGATCTTTACGTCGTGATCGGGGAGCCGCAGGCGAGCGGCGGCTGGGCAGTGCGCACCTACATCAAGCCTTTCGCCAACTGGATCTGGGGTGGCGCCATCCTGATGGGGCTCGGCGGGATGATCTCGCTCTCCGACCGGCGGTTGCGAGTCGCAGCGGGGGCCGCGAAGTCGAAATCGACGGCGGTGCCGGCGGAATGA
- a CDS encoding cytochrome c-type biogenesis protein produces MTRLLILVLLFLPMVAGAVTPDEMLEDPALEARAREISQGLRCPVCQNESIDESNAELAHDLRVLLRERLVAGDSDEEAVQYIVDRYGEFVLLRPTASGINLILWLAGPILLILALSVGYMAVRARSRSAPQADLTDEEQARLKELTGG; encoded by the coding sequence ATGACGCGGCTCCTGATCCTCGTGCTGCTGTTCCTGCCGATGGTCGCCGGCGCAGTCACTCCGGACGAGATGCTGGAGGATCCGGCCCTTGAGGCGCGGGCGCGCGAGATCAGCCAGGGACTGCGCTGCCCCGTCTGTCAGAACGAGAGTATCGACGAATCGAACGCCGAACTCGCCCATGACCTGCGCGTCCTGTTGCGGGAGCGCCTCGTCGCCGGAGATAGCGACGAGGAGGCGGTGCAATATATCGTTGACCGCTACGGCGAGTTCGTGCTGCTGCGACCCACCGCAAGCGGCATCAACCTGATCCTCTGGCTGGCCGGCCCGATCCTTCTTATCCTCGCCTTGTCAGTGGGTTACATGGCAGTCCGGGCGCGAAGCCGGTCCGCGCCACAGGCCGATCTGACGGACGAGGAACAGGCCCGCCTGAAAGAACTCACCGGCGGCTGA
- a CDS encoding enoyl-CoA hydratase-related protein, producing MEYETIRYNVDGGIAVIRMNRTKVMNALNSQMRAEITHAVGAAQKEARVIVLTGSGNAFCSGQDLGDGRASNLDLERTLRDEYMPMLRAIIDSQVPVIAAVNGAAAGAGANLALVADVVIATESAYFVQAFSRIGLIPDAGGTWFLPRQIGHAKALGSILFAEPITARQAAEWGMIWEAVEDDRFNDHWATRAAQLASGPTEAYRHARTALRESFDNTLDEQLALESRLQGACGQTRDFREGVVAFLEKRPAVFEGR from the coding sequence ATGGAGTACGAAACGATCCGCTACAACGTGGATGGCGGCATCGCTGTGATCCGGATGAACCGGACCAAGGTGATGAACGCGCTCAATTCACAGATGCGGGCCGAGATCACCCACGCGGTCGGCGCGGCCCAGAAAGAGGCGCGCGTCATCGTACTGACCGGGTCGGGCAACGCATTCTGCTCGGGTCAGGACCTCGGTGACGGACGGGCCTCGAACCTCGACCTCGAACGGACGCTGCGCGACGAATACATGCCGATGCTGCGCGCCATCATCGACAGCCAGGTGCCGGTGATTGCCGCCGTGAACGGCGCTGCTGCCGGGGCCGGGGCCAACCTCGCGCTGGTCGCCGACGTCGTGATCGCCACGGAATCCGCTTACTTCGTTCAGGCGTTCAGCCGCATCGGCCTGATCCCCGATGCCGGTGGCACCTGGTTTCTGCCGCGCCAGATCGGCCATGCCAAGGCGCTCGGCAGCATTCTCTTCGCAGAGCCGATCACCGCCCGGCAGGCGGCGGAGTGGGGCATGATCTGGGAAGCAGTCGAGGATGACCGCTTCAATGATCACTGGGCGACCCGGGCGGCGCAACTCGCCAGCGGACCGACCGAGGCCTACCGCCATGCCCGCACGGCACTGCGCGAATCCTTCGACAATACGCTGGACGAGCAACTCGCACTCGAATCGCGTCTTCAGGGGGCCTGCGGCCAGACCCGTGACTTCCGCGAGGGTGTGGTCGCATTCCTCGAAAAGCGTCCGGCGGTGTTCGAGGGCCGGTGA
- the thpR gene encoding RNA 2',3'-cyclic phosphodiesterase, which produces MRAFVSIDLPPEETAILAALQERLPFGRRADPDTFHVTLAFLGEDVAEEAVETLHEELIALRLPDFPLEVQGVSTLGAPAVLMADVIASDPLVTLHARVASACRRAGITLDRRRFRPHVTLARFRRDLSAHDLDRLTRFLESEARFRLDPFNAGSFALWQSMLTHDGPVHEELARYPLAR; this is translated from the coding sequence GTGAGAGCATTCGTTTCCATCGACCTCCCGCCTGAGGAGACGGCGATCCTCGCGGCTCTGCAGGAGCGGCTGCCTTTCGGGCGGCGCGCCGATCCGGATACCTTCCACGTCACGCTTGCCTTTCTGGGTGAGGACGTGGCGGAGGAGGCCGTCGAGACGCTGCATGAAGAGCTGATCGCTCTGCGCCTGCCGGATTTCCCGCTGGAGGTGCAGGGAGTCTCGACGCTCGGCGCGCCAGCGGTGCTGATGGCCGATGTCATCGCCTCCGATCCGCTGGTGACCTTGCACGCTCGTGTTGCCTCTGCCTGCCGGCGCGCGGGGATCACGCTGGACCGCCGGCGGTTCCGCCCGCACGTGACGCTTGCCCGGTTTCGGCGCGATCTGTCGGCCCACGACCTCGACCGGCTGACCCGGTTCCTCGAGTCCGAGGCGCGCTTCCGCCTCGACCCGTTCAACGCGGGCAGCTTCGCGCTCTGGCAGTCGATGCTGACCCATGATGGGCCGGTGCACGAGGAGCTCGCCCGCTACCCTCTGGCGCGCTGA
- a CDS encoding GNAT family N-acetyltransferase: MLKTARLLLRKARPGDLDDLHAIYGNARAMEFWSSPPDRTRDKTLERLERQLASEPPLTYFVLDLDGVAIGNAGMWRPYEIGFILHPDHWRKGYVREAMMAIVPHIWQVSDAPMLTADADPKNEASVGCLRALGFRETGTARNTYCVDGVWTDSVYFALPRPADQRARG, encoded by the coding sequence ATGCTGAAGACCGCCCGGCTGCTGCTGCGCAAGGCGCGGCCGGGCGATCTCGACGACCTTCACGCGATCTACGGCAATGCGCGCGCGATGGAATTCTGGTCCTCGCCGCCCGACCGGACGCGTGACAAGACGCTGGAGCGGCTGGAGAGGCAGCTCGCGTCTGAACCGCCTCTCACCTACTTCGTGCTCGATCTAGATGGCGTCGCCATCGGCAATGCGGGGATGTGGCGACCTTACGAGATCGGCTTCATCCTGCATCCCGATCACTGGCGGAAAGGCTATGTCAGGGAGGCGATGATGGCGATCGTCCCGCATATCTGGCAGGTCAGCGACGCACCGATGCTGACGGCGGATGCCGATCCGAAGAACGAGGCCTCGGTCGGGTGTCTGCGTGCGCTCGGCTTTCGCGAGACGGGCACGGCGCGGAACACCTATTGCGTCGATGGGGTCTGGACGGATTCGGTCTATTTCGCCCTGCCCCGCCCGGCCGATCAGCGCGCCAGAGGGTAG
- the gltA gene encoding citrate synthase encodes MADDNRQAKLTIDGQEYDLPIHSPTAGPDVLDIRKLYGQAGVFTYDPGFTSTASCDSTITFIDGDKGELLHRGYPIDQLASKSNYLEVCYLLLYGELPSAEQMEEFEYLVTHHTMLHEQMVYFFRGFRRDAHPMAIMVGVVGAMAAFYHDSTDIADSHQREVASIRLIAKMPTIAAWAYKYSVGQPFVYPRNDLTYAENFLNMCFSVPAEEYKVNPILARAMDRIFTLHADHEQNASTSTVRLASSSGANPFACIAAGIACLWGPAHGGANQACLEMLREIGTPDRIPEYLARAKDKDDPFRLMGFGHRVYKNFDPRAKVMKESADEVLDLLGVEDNPILQVAKDLEKAALEDDYFVQRKLFPNVDFYSGIILEAMGFPTAMFTPIFALSRTVGWVSQWKEQLADPQLKIGRPRQLYLGETARDYVDIEKR; translated from the coding sequence ATGGCCGACGACAACCGCCAAGCGAAACTGACGATCGACGGGCAGGAGTACGACCTGCCCATTCATTCGCCGACCGCTGGTCCCGACGTTCTCGACATTCGCAAGCTCTACGGGCAGGCGGGTGTCTTCACCTATGACCCGGGCTTCACCTCGACCGCGTCGTGCGACAGCACGATCACCTTCATCGACGGTGACAAGGGCGAGCTGCTGCACCGCGGCTACCCGATCGACCAGCTCGCGTCGAAGTCCAACTACCTCGAGGTCTGCTACCTGCTGCTGTACGGGGAACTCCCCTCGGCCGAGCAGATGGAAGAGTTCGAATATCTCGTCACGCATCACACGATGCTGCACGAACAGATGGTCTACTTCTTCCGTGGCTTCCGCCGGGACGCGCACCCGATGGCGATCATGGTGGGCGTGGTCGGCGCGATGGCCGCCTTCTACCACGATTCCACCGACATCGCGGATTCGCACCAGCGCGAGGTCGCCTCGATCCGGCTGATCGCCAAGATGCCGACGATCGCGGCCTGGGCCTACAAGTATTCGGTCGGCCAGCCTTTCGTCTATCCGAGGAACGACCTGACCTACGCCGAGAACTTCCTGAACATGTGCTTCAGCGTGCCGGCCGAGGAATACAAGGTGAACCCGATCCTTGCCCGCGCGATGGACCGGATCTTTACCCTGCATGCCGACCACGAGCAGAACGCTTCCACCTCGACGGTGCGGCTTGCCTCCTCCTCCGGTGCCAACCCCTTCGCCTGCATCGCAGCCGGTATTGCCTGTCTCTGGGGGCCCGCGCATGGCGGTGCCAACCAGGCGTGCCTCGAGATGCTGCGCGAGATCGGCACACCGGATCGTATTCCGGAATACCTCGCCCGCGCCAAGGACAAGGACGATCCGTTCCGCCTGATGGGCTTCGGCCACCGGGTCTACAAGAACTTCGACCCGCGCGCGAAGGTGATGAAGGAGAGCGCCGACGAGGTGCTCGACCTGCTCGGCGTCGAGGACAACCCGATCCTGCAGGTCGCCAAGGATCTCGAGAAGGCCGCGCTGGAGGACGATTACTTCGTGCAGCGCAAGCTGTTCCCGAACGTCGACTTCTACTCCGGCATCATCCTTGAAGCGATGGGCTTCCCGACGGCCATGTTCACGCCGATCTTCGCGCTGTCGCGCACGGTCGGCTGGGTCAGCCAGTGGAAAGAGCAACTCGCCGATCCGCAGCTCAAGATCGGTCGTCCCCGCCAGCTCTACCTCGGTGAGACGGCGCGCGACTACGTGGACATCGAAAAGCGCTGA